In Micromonospora sp. WMMA1363, a genomic segment contains:
- the rny gene encoding ribonuclease Y yields the protein MSGFDAVLLVALLVLTGIVLGAALLGLRVVRRLGTAPAPDDPAFIAEKDRQEQSLAALRSAADEANSTVDVARSAAAAARAEAAAAKAEAKAARAEARRVLDDARAEADTILERAHKQAEADADQLRATARRSGEREVAVLSATTREQAAEVERRAARMDERERLHTEEVERLAERERQLSAAGAALGTRESTLAQREADLAQTEERRLRELERVAGLTADAARTELIEAIESQAKREAALLVRDIESDARSTAEERARHVVVDAIQRIASEQTAESVVSVLHLPGDEMKGRIIGREGRNIRAFESVTGVNLIIDDTPEAVLLSCFDPVRREVGRLTLEKLVLDGRIHPHRIEEVHDLARHEVEQLCHRAAEEALVAVGITEIHPELVALLGRLRYRTSYGQNVLKHLVETAHIAGIMAAELRLDVPTIKRCAFLHDIGKALTHEVEGSHAIIGADLARKYGEREDVVHAIEAHHNEVPPQTIEAVLTQASDACSGGRPGARRESLEAYVKRLERIEEIAAGKLGVEKVFAMQAGREIRVMVKPEDVDDIGAAVLARDVAKQIEEELTYPGQIRVTVVRESRVTEIAR from the coding sequence ATGAGCGGGTTCGACGCCGTCCTGCTGGTGGCCTTGCTGGTGCTGACCGGGATCGTGCTCGGAGCGGCGCTGCTCGGTCTCCGCGTGGTGCGCCGGCTCGGGACGGCACCGGCGCCGGACGACCCGGCTTTCATCGCCGAGAAGGACCGCCAGGAGCAGTCCCTCGCCGCGTTGCGGAGCGCCGCGGACGAGGCGAACAGCACGGTCGACGTGGCCAGGTCCGCCGCCGCGGCGGCTCGGGCCGAGGCGGCCGCCGCCAAGGCCGAGGCGAAGGCGGCCCGGGCGGAGGCGCGCCGGGTCCTCGACGACGCCCGAGCCGAGGCGGACACCATCCTGGAGCGGGCCCACAAGCAGGCCGAGGCCGACGCCGACCAGTTGCGGGCCACTGCCCGGCGTAGCGGCGAGCGGGAGGTGGCCGTCCTCTCCGCGACCACTCGGGAACAGGCCGCCGAGGTGGAGCGCCGGGCGGCCAGGATGGACGAGCGGGAGCGGCTGCACACCGAGGAGGTGGAGCGGCTCGCCGAACGCGAGCGGCAGCTCAGCGCCGCCGGTGCCGCGCTGGGGACCCGGGAGTCCACCCTCGCCCAGCGGGAGGCGGACCTGGCGCAGACGGAGGAGCGGCGTCTCCGGGAGCTGGAACGGGTTGCCGGGCTCACCGCCGACGCCGCCCGCACGGAGTTGATCGAGGCGATCGAGAGCCAGGCCAAGCGGGAGGCCGCGCTGCTGGTCCGGGACATCGAGTCCGATGCTCGCAGCACCGCCGAGGAGCGCGCCCGCCATGTCGTCGTCGACGCGATCCAGCGGATCGCCAGCGAGCAGACCGCGGAGAGTGTGGTCAGCGTGCTGCACCTACCCGGCGACGAGATGAAGGGGCGGATCATCGGTCGGGAGGGGCGCAACATCCGCGCCTTCGAGTCGGTGACCGGAGTTAACCTGATCATCGACGACACCCCCGAGGCGGTGCTGCTCTCCTGTTTCGACCCGGTACGCCGAGAGGTCGGCCGGCTCACGTTGGAGAAGCTGGTCCTCGACGGGCGGATCCACCCGCACCGGATCGAGGAGGTCCACGACCTGGCCCGGCACGAGGTGGAGCAGCTCTGCCACCGGGCCGCCGAGGAGGCCCTGGTCGCGGTCGGGATCACCGAGATCCACCCCGAGCTGGTCGCCCTGCTCGGCCGGCTACGCTACCGCACCTCGTACGGGCAGAACGTCCTCAAGCACCTTGTCGAGACCGCCCACATCGCCGGGATCATGGCCGCCGAACTGCGGCTCGACGTGCCGACGATCAAGCGGTGCGCGTTCCTGCACGACATCGGCAAGGCGCTCACCCACGAGGTTGAGGGCAGCCACGCCATCATCGGCGCCGACCTGGCCCGCAAGTACGGCGAGCGCGAGGACGTCGTGCACGCCATCGAGGCGCATCACAACGAGGTGCCGCCGCAAACCATCGAGGCGGTGCTCACCCAGGCCTCCGACGCCTGCTCGGGCGGCCGGCCCGGAGCGCGGCGGGAAAGCCTCGAGGCGTACGTGAAGCGGCTGGAGCGGATCGAGGAGATCGCAGCCGGCAAGCTCGGCGTGGAGAAGGTCTTCGCGATGCAGGCCGGCCGGGAGATCCGGGTGATGGTGAAGCCGGAGGACGTCGACGACATCGGCGCCGCCGTGCTGGCCCGGGACGTGGCCAAGCAGATCGAGGAGGAGTTGACCTACCCGGGCCAGATCCGGGTGACCGTGGTCCGCGAGTCCCGGGTCACCGAGATCGCCCGCTGA
- a CDS encoding amino acid ABC transporter permease, whose amino-acid sequence MTQQSSVLYDVPGPRQRRVTLFSSLAATALILVGAYVLVYRPLEDEGQFSMELWGPLIDPSNENFPLVWERLGVGIRNTLVAAALAIVASLLVGMVLAVLRIQLKSFARRRFTGLAAPLTYLLRGLNVTLGVVTRVCVEIFRGLPVVITIFFVARGFPEFGVTFDTLWYLVIGLTIYNSVVIAEILRSGMEGLPGGQAEAAAAIGLSPLQTTRMILLPQAFRIMLPALISQLVVVLKDTSLGFIVSYEETLNIGKQIIGALDNPIQVYTVIAVLFIVVNYSLSKLAQYVQHRLSRGRRTAGTPAQEPPATALTSQAEGAGGV is encoded by the coding sequence ATGACCCAACAGAGCAGCGTCCTCTACGACGTCCCCGGGCCCCGGCAGCGCCGGGTCACCCTGTTCAGCAGCCTCGCCGCCACCGCCCTGATCCTGGTGGGCGCATACGTCCTGGTCTACCGTCCGCTGGAGGACGAGGGCCAGTTCTCGATGGAGCTGTGGGGTCCACTGATCGACCCCTCGAACGAGAACTTCCCGCTGGTCTGGGAGCGGCTCGGCGTCGGCATCAGGAACACCCTCGTCGCGGCGGCCCTCGCCATCGTCGCCTCGCTGCTGGTCGGCATGGTGCTGGCGGTGCTGCGGATCCAGCTCAAGAGCTTCGCCCGGCGCCGGTTCACCGGACTCGCCGCACCGCTGACCTACCTGCTGCGCGGGCTGAACGTCACGCTGGGGGTCGTGACCCGGGTCTGTGTCGAGATCTTCCGGGGTCTGCCCGTCGTGATCACGATCTTCTTCGTGGCTCGCGGCTTTCCCGAGTTCGGTGTCACCTTCGACACGCTCTGGTACCTGGTCATCGGCCTCACCATCTACAACTCCGTGGTGATCGCCGAGATCCTGCGTTCCGGCATGGAGGGGCTCCCCGGCGGACAGGCCGAGGCCGCAGCCGCGATCGGCCTCTCCCCGTTGCAGACCACCCGGATGATCCTGCTTCCCCAGGCGTTCCGGATCATGCTGCCTGCGCTGATCAGCCAGCTCGTGGTGGTCCTGAAGGACACCTCACTCGGGTTCATCGTCAGTTACGAGGAGACGCTCAACATCGGCAAGCAGATCATCGGTGCGCTGGACAATCCGATCCAGGTCTACACCGTGATCGCCGTGCTGTTCATCGTCGTGAACTACTCGCTGTCGAAGCTGGCCCAGTACGTCCAGCACCGGCTCTCCCGCGGCCGGCGGACCGCCGGCACACCGGCGCAGGAGCCGCCGGCCACCGCCCTCACCTCACAGGCCGAGGGCGCCGGCGGCGTCTAA
- a CDS encoding acyl-CoA dehydrogenase family protein, with the protein MDQHLYERDHDEFRDLCRGFLTREAVPHHERWEAEGIVDREVWRKAGAVGLLGMDVDPQYGGGGQQDFRFNAVLAEEIVAAGCSGLGFGLHNDVVAPYLTELTTEDQRKRWLAGFCSGDLVTAIAMSEPGAGSDLAGVRTSAVRDGDTFVLNGQKTFITNGEMADLVLVVARTADQGAHGVSLIAVETGTPGFTRGRRLAKVGLKANDTAELFFDDCRVPAENLIGTENHGFYHLMANLPRERLSIAVAAVAAAEKLLAVTLDYARGREAFGRPIGTFQHNRFLLAELDTEVTIARTFVNHCVAEFNAGRLSVTDAAKAKWWTTELQNKVADRCVQLHGGYGFMLEYPVAKAWLDGRVQTIYGGTTEIMKEIIGRGLGL; encoded by the coding sequence ATGGACCAGCATCTGTACGAGCGGGACCACGACGAGTTCCGCGACCTGTGCCGTGGGTTCCTGACCCGCGAGGCCGTGCCGCACCACGAGCGCTGGGAGGCCGAGGGGATTGTCGACCGGGAGGTGTGGCGCAAGGCCGGAGCCGTGGGGCTGCTCGGCATGGACGTCGACCCGCAGTACGGCGGAGGTGGCCAGCAGGACTTCCGGTTCAACGCGGTGCTGGCCGAGGAGATCGTCGCCGCGGGCTGCTCCGGGCTCGGGTTCGGCCTGCACAACGACGTGGTGGCGCCGTACCTCACCGAGCTGACCACGGAAGACCAGCGCAAGCGGTGGCTGGCCGGCTTCTGCTCCGGCGACCTGGTCACCGCCATCGCGATGAGTGAGCCCGGTGCCGGCTCCGACCTGGCCGGGGTCCGCACCAGCGCGGTCCGCGACGGCGACACGTTCGTGCTCAACGGGCAGAAGACGTTCATCACCAACGGCGAGATGGCCGACCTGGTGCTGGTCGTCGCCCGCACCGCCGACCAGGGGGCCCACGGGGTGAGCCTGATCGCGGTGGAGACCGGCACTCCCGGCTTCACCCGGGGCCGGCGGTTGGCCAAGGTCGGCCTCAAAGCCAACGACACGGCGGAGTTGTTCTTCGACGACTGCCGGGTGCCGGCGGAGAACCTGATCGGCACCGAGAATCACGGCTTCTACCACCTGATGGCGAACCTGCCCCGGGAGCGCCTCAGCATCGCGGTCGCCGCGGTGGCCGCCGCGGAGAAGCTGCTCGCCGTGACGCTCGACTACGCCCGCGGCCGCGAGGCGTTCGGCCGGCCGATCGGGACGTTCCAGCACAACCGCTTCCTCTTGGCCGAGCTCGACACCGAGGTGACGATCGCGCGGACGTTCGTCAACCACTGCGTCGCCGAGTTCAACGCCGGGCGGCTCTCGGTGACCGACGCGGCCAAGGCCAAGTGGTGGACCACCGAGCTGCAGAACAAGGTCGCCGACCGCTGCGTGCAACTGCACGGCGGGTACGGCTTCATGCTGGAGTACCCGGTCGCGAAGGCCTGGCTGGACGGCCGGGTTCAAACCATCTACGGCGGCACCACCGAGATCATGAAGGAGATCATCGGGCGCGGGCTCGGCCTGTAG
- a CDS encoding amino acid ABC transporter permease, translating into MSVLIDKFDVFAGGFWLTLQICILAAIGALILGAVVAVLRISPVPPLRAVGTAYVNTFRNMPLTVVMFFAAFGLPALGSNADFLRIPGLDIVFSRLGTDLPYFRFALIALVLYTAAFVCEALRSGVNAVPAGQAEAARSLGLTFSQNLRYVVLPQSWKASIVPLGSAIIAMIKNSALVGFFGVVGDLSQTADQLTSAEGYPFIPVAIGISIGYLIMTVPLGALLDRIERRQAVAR; encoded by the coding sequence GTGAGTGTACTCATCGACAAGTTCGACGTTTTCGCGGGTGGTTTCTGGCTCACCCTCCAGATCTGCATTCTCGCCGCGATCGGCGCCCTGATCCTGGGCGCCGTCGTGGCGGTGCTGCGAATCTCCCCGGTGCCGCCGTTGCGAGCGGTCGGCACCGCGTACGTCAACACCTTCCGCAACATGCCGCTGACCGTCGTCATGTTCTTCGCCGCCTTCGGCCTCCCCGCGCTCGGCTCCAACGCGGACTTCCTCCGCATCCCCGGGCTCGACATCGTGTTCAGCCGGCTCGGCACCGACCTGCCGTACTTCCGCTTCGCTCTGATCGCCTTGGTGCTCTACACCGCGGCGTTCGTCTGCGAGGCGCTGCGCTCCGGGGTGAACGCGGTGCCCGCCGGCCAGGCGGAGGCGGCCCGGTCACTCGGACTGACCTTCAGCCAGAACCTGCGGTACGTGGTGCTGCCGCAGTCGTGGAAGGCCTCGATCGTGCCGCTCGGCTCGGCCATCATCGCCATGATCAAGAACTCGGCGCTGGTCGGCTTCTTCGGTGTCGTGGGTGACCTGTCCCAGACCGCGGACCAGTTGACGTCGGCCGAGGGCTACCCATTCATCCCGGTCGCCATCGGCATCTCGATCGGATACCTGATCATGACCGTGCCTCTCGGCGCGCTCCTCGACCGGATCGAACGGCGGCAGGCGGTGGCCCGATGA
- a CDS encoding DUF3046 domain-containing protein translates to MRLTDFWARLEEAFGSAYAGSIASDQVLAQLDGRTIEQALAAGEETHVVWRAVVAAYPDRVPARLR, encoded by the coding sequence GTGCGGCTGACCGACTTCTGGGCGCGGCTCGAGGAGGCGTTCGGGTCCGCGTACGCGGGCAGCATCGCCAGCGATCAGGTCCTGGCCCAGCTCGACGGGCGGACGATCGAACAGGCCCTCGCCGCGGGCGAGGAGACGCACGTCGTGTGGCGGGCGGTCGTCGCCGCGTACCCCGACCGGGTGCCGGCCCGGCTACGCTGA
- the recA gene encoding recombinase RecA, producing MAAAPDREKALDLALAQIDKQFGKGSVMRLGERPVVQTAVVPTGSIALDVALGVGGLPRGRVIEIYGPESSGKTTVALHAVANAQRAGGIAAFVDAEHALDPEYAKALGVDTDALLVSQPDTGEQALEIADMLVRSGALDIIVIDSVAALVPRAEIEGEMGDSHVGLQARLMSQALRKMTGVLSHTGTTAIFINQLREKIGVMFGSPETTTGGRALKFYASVRLDVRRIESLKDGTDVVGNRTRVKVVKNKVAAPFKQAEFDIMYGKGISREGSLIDVGVEQAIIRKSGAWYTYDGDQLGQGKEKAREFLRENPDVAAEIEKKILEKLGVGVGAGDAAGGPELPPVDF from the coding sequence ATGGCGGCAGCGCCTGACCGGGAGAAGGCACTCGACCTTGCTCTCGCTCAGATCGACAAGCAGTTCGGCAAGGGGTCGGTGATGCGGCTGGGCGAGCGTCCGGTCGTGCAGACCGCGGTGGTCCCCACCGGCTCCATCGCGCTCGACGTGGCGCTCGGCGTGGGCGGTCTGCCCCGCGGCCGGGTCATCGAGATCTACGGCCCGGAGTCCAGCGGCAAGACCACGGTGGCGTTGCACGCGGTGGCGAACGCCCAGCGGGCCGGCGGCATCGCCGCCTTCGTCGACGCCGAGCACGCGCTCGACCCGGAGTACGCGAAGGCCCTCGGCGTCGACACCGATGCCCTGCTGGTCTCCCAGCCGGACACCGGCGAGCAGGCGCTGGAGATCGCGGACATGCTGGTCCGCTCCGGCGCGCTCGACATCATCGTCATCGACTCGGTCGCCGCGCTGGTGCCGCGCGCCGAGATCGAGGGCGAGATGGGCGACAGCCACGTGGGCCTGCAGGCCCGGCTGATGAGCCAGGCGCTGCGCAAGATGACCGGCGTGCTCAGCCACACCGGCACGACGGCGATCTTCATCAACCAGCTCCGCGAGAAGATCGGCGTGATGTTCGGGTCGCCCGAGACCACGACCGGTGGGCGCGCGCTGAAGTTCTACGCCTCGGTCCGGCTCGACGTGCGCCGCATCGAGAGCCTCAAGGATGGCACCGACGTGGTCGGTAACCGCACCCGGGTCAAGGTCGTGAAGAACAAGGTCGCCGCGCCGTTCAAGCAGGCCGAGTTCGACATCATGTACGGCAAGGGCATCTCCCGCGAGGGCTCGCTGATCGATGTCGGTGTCGAGCAGGCGATCATCCGCAAGTCCGGCGCGTGGTACACGTACGACGGCGACCAGCTCGGCCAGGGCAAGGAGAAAGCCCGCGAGTTCCTTCGGGAGAACCCGGATGTGGCCGCCGAGATCGAGAAGAAGATCCTGGAGAAGCTCGGCGTCGGCGTCGGCGCGGGCGATGCCGCCGGTGGCCCGGAGCTGCCGCCGGTCGACTTCTGA
- a CDS encoding MFS transporter: MATDLTTPARTRPDVAPIQRRTLRLLFGTQIIGGIGVTIGIAVGALLAARIAGTAAAGLAQSAAVVGGALLAVPVTRIMNEHGRRPGLVVAYLAGATGAVLVVLATVTRFVPLLFLGMLLFGGGTAANLQARYTAVDLAAPARRGRQLSVIVWATTIGAVAAPNFAALADRVTGGWGLPPLAGPFVFSAVAFVLAAGVLLVLLRPDPLLTARRLAAADAPVAPPPTAEVPAARRGAGMRAAWQVVRGRPAARFGIAAVAVGHLVMVAVMSMTPVRLGESHGDADVLRVVGIVLSLHIAGMYALAPVVGWLTDRLGRRAVILGGVGLLLAACAVAGTAGHHTPRLSAGLVLLGLGWSGTMVAGSTLLSESVPAAVRPSVQGLSDVTMGLAGAGAAAVSGFVMRAAGYPVLALLAAIAVVPLVALALRAVPAVESDEEG; the protein is encoded by the coding sequence ATGGCCACCGACCTGACCACGCCGGCCCGTACCCGGCCCGACGTCGCCCCGATCCAACGACGGACCCTGCGCCTGCTCTTCGGCACCCAGATCATCGGCGGTATCGGCGTCACCATCGGCATCGCGGTCGGGGCGTTGCTCGCCGCCCGGATCGCCGGCACCGCCGCCGCCGGCCTGGCGCAGAGCGCCGCCGTGGTGGGTGGGGCGCTGCTGGCCGTCCCGGTCACCCGGATCATGAACGAGCATGGGCGCCGGCCGGGGTTGGTCGTCGCCTACCTGGCTGGCGCGACCGGCGCGGTGCTGGTCGTACTCGCCACGGTCACCCGCTTCGTGCCACTGCTCTTCCTCGGCATGCTGCTCTTCGGCGGAGGCACCGCCGCGAACCTCCAGGCCCGCTACACCGCCGTGGATCTCGCCGCCCCGGCCCGTCGGGGCCGTCAACTCTCCGTCATCGTCTGGGCCACCACCATCGGTGCGGTGGCCGCGCCGAACTTCGCCGCGCTCGCCGATCGGGTCACCGGTGGGTGGGGGTTACCGCCGCTGGCCGGTCCGTTCGTGTTCAGCGCCGTGGCGTTCGTGCTCGCCGCCGGCGTGCTCCTGGTTCTGCTGCGGCCTGATCCGCTGCTCACCGCGCGGCGGCTGGCGGCGGCCGACGCACCGGTCGCCCCGCCGCCCACGGCCGAGGTCCCGGCCGCCCGGCGCGGCGCCGGGATGCGCGCGGCCTGGCAGGTGGTACGCGGTCGCCCGGCAGCCCGGTTCGGCATCGCGGCGGTGGCGGTGGGTCACCTGGTGATGGTGGCGGTGATGTCGATGACCCCGGTGCGGCTCGGCGAGTCGCACGGCGACGCGGACGTCCTCCGGGTGGTCGGCATCGTGCTGAGCCTGCACATCGCCGGCATGTATGCCCTGGCCCCGGTGGTGGGCTGGCTCACCGACCGGCTCGGTCGGCGGGCGGTGATCCTCGGCGGCGTCGGGTTGCTGCTTGCCGCCTGCGCGGTCGCCGGCACCGCCGGGCACCACACGCCCCGGCTCTCGGCTGGTCTCGTGCTGTTGGGGCTGGGGTGGTCCGGCACCATGGTGGCCGGCTCGACGCTGCTGTCGGAGTCGGTGCCGGCGGCCGTCCGCCCGAGCGTGCAGGGGCTCTCCGACGTGACCATGGGGCTGGCCGGCGCCGGTGCCGCCGCGGTCAGCGGGTTCGTCATGCGGGCTGCTGGTTATCCGGTGCTCGCCCTGTTGGCGGCGATCGCGGTGGTGCCCCTGGTGGCGCTAGCGTTGCGGGCGGTGCCGGCGGTGGAGTCGGACGAGGAGGGCTGA
- a CDS encoding regulatory protein RecX produces MGSRRARTGRGWDARPPRTGEASTPSLRRGGRGRAAEDAEATAPPDEAEMAREICLRQLAVRPCTRAELAGALANRGISEEAATAVLDRYDEVGMIDDAAFARAWVSSRHARRGLARRALATELRQRGVDAEVARAALGELDEETEAETARALAERKLRSARGAPDAVFRRLVGMLARKGYPPGVAIRAVKEALATQSAEAAEFADQIDADALADAEGDVDRENHPADG; encoded by the coding sequence GTGGGCTCACGACGCGCCCGTACGGGGCGGGGTTGGGATGCCAGACCGCCCCGTACGGGTGAGGCCAGCACGCCCTCGCTTCGCCGTGGCGGCCGGGGACGGGCCGCCGAGGACGCCGAGGCGACCGCACCGCCCGACGAGGCGGAGATGGCCCGGGAGATCTGCCTGCGCCAGCTCGCCGTGCGGCCGTGTACCCGGGCGGAGCTGGCCGGCGCGCTGGCGAACCGGGGCATCTCCGAGGAGGCCGCCACGGCGGTCCTCGATCGGTACGACGAGGTCGGCATGATCGACGATGCCGCCTTCGCCCGTGCCTGGGTCTCCAGCCGGCATGCCCGTCGGGGCCTCGCCCGCCGCGCCCTCGCCACCGAGCTGCGCCAGCGCGGCGTCGACGCCGAGGTCGCCAGGGCGGCGCTCGGCGAGCTGGATGAGGAGACCGAGGCGGAGACCGCCCGCGCCCTGGCGGAGCGGAAGCTGCGCTCCGCCAGGGGAGCACCCGACGCGGTGTTCCGTCGGTTGGTCGGCATGCTGGCCCGCAAGGGCTACCCGCCGGGTGTGGCGATCCGGGCGGTGAAGGAGGCTCTCGCAACACAGAGCGCCGAGGCGGCCGAGTTCGCCGACCAGATCGACGCGGACGCCCTCGCGGACGCCGAGGGTGACGTCGACCGCGAGAACCATCCGGCCGACGGCTGA